The Deltaproteobacteria bacterium genomic interval GGCCTCCACGATCCACTGGCACGGCATCCATCTCGACAACGCGATGGACGGGGTGCCGGATTTGACGCAGGCGGCCGTGCGACCCGGTGAGACCTTCCACTATGCATTCGACGTCCCCCACGCCGGCACCTACTGGTACCACGCCCACCACCGCTCCTGGGAACAGGTGGCAAGGGGGCTCTACGGCCCGCTGATCGTCGAGGAGCGGGACCCGCCCCCCGTCGACCGCGACATTACCGTCGTCCTCGACGACTGGCGGCTGGAACGCAACGGC includes:
- a CDS encoding multicopper oxidase domain-containing protein: MNRRQFLACSAASILFPTTGWTTAPLRLKAGPVTARMLPEDDRLTSMLGFNGSTPGPELRVRQGDRLSVSFENGAGQASTIHWHGIHLDNAMDGVPDLTQAAVRPGETFHYAFDVPHAGTYWYHAHHRSWEQVARGLYGPLIVEERDPPPVDRDITVVLDDWRLERNG